A stretch of DNA from Microbacterium croceum:
GCTGCCGGCCGGCCGCCGTTTCGTCGGCGTGGTCGAGGCGATCGAGCAGGCGCGCGAGGAGCTCGGGCCGCCGGAGCACCCCCGCACGGAATCCGCCACGACCTTCGCGTGGGCTCCCGTCCTCGCCTTCAGCATCGCGGTGGCGCTCGGCATCCTCTCCGCGAACCTGCTGGGCTGACCGGCACGACGGCCCGGACGGGCGCCCGCGCCGAGCGCGACAGGACGTTCTAGGCTGATCACGTGAGCGTCCAGATCGTCCTCGTGCACGGCATCCGCACGTCCGCCACCATGTGGCGCTCCCAGGTCGCGTATCTGGATGAGAACGGCTATGCCTGCACGGCGGTGGATCTCCCCGGGCACGGCACGCGGATGGACGAGGACTTCACGCTCCACGAGGCGCTCCACACGATCGATGCCGCGGTGCGTGCTGCTGCCGAGCGAGGTCCCGTGCTCCTGGTCGGGCACTCCATGGGCGGACTGCTCTGTCTCGCGTACGTCGGCGGCGGCACAGAACCGCCCGTCACCGCGCTGATCGCCGCGTCCTGCACCGCGTTCCCCCGCGGAACCAGCCTGTCTGCCTACCGGATCGTCGCGCGCGCGGTGGATCGGCTCCCGGATCGCGGGCTCTGGCTCACCGAACGCATCCTCGACGCGACGATCCCGCTCGAGACGCGCGCCGACTTCGCGGCCGGTGGCTACGCGCTCGATACGCAGGACCGCGCCCTGCAGAGCCTTGCCGATCTCGACATCGCGGCCGCGCTCGAACGCATCCGCATCCCGCTCTGGTTCGTTAACGGGCAGTACGACCAGCTGCGCGTCAACGAGAACCTCTTCCGACGGCTCGCACCGCATGCCGAGCTGATCATCGTGCCGCGCACGACGCACCTGGTGACAGCCATGCGCCCTCGGGTGTTCAACGCCGTGCTGCAGCTCGCGATCGCGACGGTGGAGACGCAGTCGATCTCATGACCGGGCTGGCTGCCGCGCGAGAGCGGTGAGCACTCCCCCGACGATCGAGAGCACCGCCGCGGCGACGAAGACCAGCCAGAACCCGCCGACGAGCGCGACCAGCCCCGCGCCCAGCACCGGCCCGATCAGCTGACCGAGCGCCGCCGTGACGTTCACGATGCCGAGGTCCCGCGCGTGGTCCTGCTCGTCCGGCAGGAGATCCGCAGCGAAGGCGAGTCCGACGGTCGAGAACGCGCCGTAGCCGAGCCCCATCAGCGCCGCCGCGACCATCGTCATCTCGAACGTGGGCACCAGGGCGATCGCCACGCCCGAGGCGGCCTGCACCACTGTCGCCGCGACCGTCAGTCGCCGCCGGTTGCCGGTGCGATCGGAGATGATCCCGGTGAGCACCGAGGCCAGCACCACGAACACCGTGTAGACCACGATCAGCAGCAGGAGGTTGTCCTGCGCCGCCGCGTTCGGTTGCCCGAGGCCGTGCAACAGGAAGAACAGGAACAGCGCGGTCCCCAGCGCGTTGCCGATGTTGGTCACCAGACGGCCGGAGAGCATCCATGCGAAATCGCGGTCGCGCAAGGATCCCAGTCGGCGCCTGCCCTCGCGGGGTGGCCGCATCTGCGCGGTCGCGGGCGGATCTGGCAACAGCAGCGCCGCCGCCGTTCCCGCCACCGCGATGATTCCCGCGAGCAGCAGATAACCCGCCTGGATCCCGAGCCCCAGGAGCACGACCAGCCCGACACCGAGCACGATGCCGACCGCCTGGCTGGAACCCACGGCCGCGGATGCCGCCCCGCGCTGCGTCGAAGGCAGCTGGTCGGCGATGAGAGCGGTGAACGCCGCCGACGACACGGCGACGCCGATCGAGACGCCGACCCATGCGGCCCCCACC
This window harbors:
- a CDS encoding alpha/beta fold hydrolase — its product is MSVQIVLVHGIRTSATMWRSQVAYLDENGYACTAVDLPGHGTRMDEDFTLHEALHTIDAAVRAAAERGPVLLVGHSMGGLLCLAYVGGGTEPPVTALIAASCTAFPRGTSLSAYRIVARAVDRLPDRGLWLTERILDATIPLETRADFAAGGYALDTQDRALQSLADLDIAAALERIRIPLWFVNGQYDQLRVNENLFRRLAPHAELIIVPRTTHLVTAMRPRVFNAVLQLAIATVETQSIS
- a CDS encoding MFS transporter, with translation MTTTTKVGGRWMTVFTLAWLAIWTVQLTPVQLLLPLQLDTPEDDWIRGVVSSGLVLGIGGLAGIVAGPAAGALSDRAGVGRPRRRPWALAGVWLTAVCLVLTGYAEGPWAVGAAWVGVSIGVAVSSAAFTALIADQLPSTQRGAASAAVGSSQAVGIVLGVGLVVLLGLGIQAGYLLLAGIIAVAGTAAALLLPDPPATAQMRPPREGRRRLGSLRDRDFAWMLSGRLVTNIGNALGTALFLFFLLHGLGQPNAAAQDNLLLLIVVYTVFVVLASVLTGIISDRTGNRRRLTVAATVVQAASGVAIALVPTFEMTMVAAALMGLGYGAFSTVGLAFAADLLPDEQDHARDLGIVNVTAALGQLIGPVLGAGLVALVGGFWLVFVAAAVLSIVGGVLTALARQPARS